GCTGTCCCACCATCaatgaaggaaaaaacGAGTATTTGTGTTCAGAGCTCTCCTTTGCCCAATTTATTAGCGCTTCCAAAGAGTAATTGGACAAGCACGAGTTGATATTGCCCAAGAACAGGGGCCCGAACGTGACTTCCCCAAGCTTTGACGACCAAAACGCCGATTTTTTGTGCACAGCATCACCCAGCCCATTGGTAGAGTGATCAGGAGTGGCATTTCGTGAGTTTCCAGTCATATTAGCCTCATTGGACGACCCGTTTTCCTGTGCCATACTAAGTCTTTCCTTGAAGATCTCATACAATTCATACAAGTAGTCGTCAGGGACTTTGTCGGCCGGAGACAGACCTAGCATGCCCAACACAGCAAACTTATCCATGAGtttctccttgatcatACTGTTGACCGTCGGATCGTTGCAAAAACCGTGTTTTGAAGTTTCAATGTCGCTGGGTTGTCTAAAGTGTACCTGTTTCAGAGGCGAGAACACATTCCTTGCCGCCAAATTGGCATCGATTGCCGCCACTTCCCGCTGAAGATCGAGTCCCACGCATGTATTGAGAAGGTAAGGAGGAACTACGTAAACGAGTTCAGCCATTGTGGGTGGGAGGTGGTAAGGTGacttggtggtgatggtggtaCTATACAGCGGAAGCGGTATCTGGTCGCACTACACAGGAGGcaccaatggctgcaaaagttgTTAAAGTGTGACAGAAGCAGAGAACGCTGATGCGACTAATTGAAATCGGGGAAGTTTCGAATGGCACtttgaaaacaaggaaTTGGAGAGATTTTGGGAGTTTTCATCCCTCAACTATAAATCGATCCAGTTTCGCTGTATCTGTGACGTCTTGGCATTATAAGAAGAGGCATATTTATAGTTCAGCTGTGCAGTTTCATGAATAGAGTACCCCATTCACTCAAAGGTAAGAGGTATAAATAATTTGAGTCGAGATCATTAGGGGCTCGTTTTATGGCCAAAATGTGCCCTGAGAATAATTGAGCACCACCTACATTTGACTTCAGGCATGATCTGTGCGTAGAGAACAGCAACAAGTCATAGtttgttttgatgaaatcCTGACCATTTGTCAATTTCCTGGatttcaccttcttgaagtacaagaaaaATCAATAAAAGGATTATTCGAATTTCTATGCTATACTCAATTGGCCAGACATTTGGAGCACCTCACTCTCTCTAGTTTCTCTCTCGCGCTGCTAAGTGGTTTCTCCAATCTACATCTCCAACTAACAACCAACACCTTCAATTCATTCCATGACGGACGCCATTCTCAAACAAGTTCAGCAAGCAATCCCCAACATCCCACTAAGCATTGTTTCGCAAGGCGCTGAAGCTCTCGTTTTCTCCACAGATGTGCACCCATATCTGCCCGAGCCAAGGGCATCGCAATTCATAGTGAAGTTCCGCCCGCAAAACCGTACAGACACCCAAAGATCGATGGACTCATTACGAAGTCACGGACAGTGGGTGAGGCCAAGTTCATGGCGAAGTTGGCGAAAATCGGCGTATCTGCTCCAACGCTCATTCTGCTAGATGCTCCTAATGGAGTGATCTGGATGGAGCATGTAGGAAAGGATCTCCCGAATGGGACGGTGTCGCTGATCAAAAATTACTTGTGGTACTTGGAAAAGGATGTGGGAAGAGAGGCATGTTTATCTGGCGAAGTGGAGCAGGTCTTGAAACGAACAGGGTCTGTCATTGCCAAATTGCATTTGAACGATATGATCCACGGCGACTTGACCACGCTGAACTTGGTTTTgcaagatgatgatgtctACCTTATTGACTTTGGGCTTTCGTCGTACTCAAATCTTCCAGAGGACAAAGCCGTTGACTTGTACGTGATGGAAAGGGCCGTGTTGAGCACCCACTCAGACTTTGCCGAACAGTATAACCAGTGGCTCTTAAAAGGGTATGAGGAGCTTCACGAGAGTATGGCTAGCACgggaggaagaaaaaagtacAAAGAAACGATCAATAAGCTAGAAGATGTCAGGTTGCGTGGACGCAAGAGATCCATGTTGGGCTGAACCTTTATACACATATATACCCTTTATTTATGCATGATGATCATTTCTAGTCCTCCCTGGCTTGCACAGGCTCCCTGGTGTTCTTGCGTCTGGGCCACATTGACGGCAACCGAATCACCTGAAACCGGGGCTCCACACAGCGGTCTTTGAACCAGGAACGCAATTTGCTCTCTATAAGCTCCAGGATCTTGGGCacatcttgaagctttgCCCTGGACCCAATAAGCGACTTTACGGAGAATTCTAGTCTGTAATCGGGAGAAAATGAGAACATGAGCGCAGTGCCGCCCGAATCTGAGTCCTTGCTGCCACCAACAAAGCCAGTCTCGTTGGTGTTCACCAACGATACAGTAAGACAACCAGAGAAACGCACAATCGACACAGAAATCAGCACTGGCAACGCAGCAGTAAGCGGACGTGGATGGTTGAGCAAAAGACGTGTCTCAATGCCCAATGTGAGCGTGTCAGAGAGGTCCACGTCTATACGTGCCTCTAAGCGCCCAAAGTCGTCTCCACTATGCTTTATACGGcaattggagaagatggGGAAGTCGTCCCCGATATCGATCTCGACGAGCCTGATTTTGTCCAAATAATCTGGCGTTTCCAGCTTTTCAAGGAATGCATTCAACAGGTGGTATATATTGTcagagagaagagcttcagCACGAAGCTGAGAAATCGTCTGAGCCACAAGTACATTGAACCAGTCCAACGACTCTGGCGCATGGTTTTCCACATCGTAGTACgttttctccaaaatcgCAGCCACTTTCGCTGCATTGTTGCTGCTCTCATCGCCGACTTCCTCCTTTGGTTTATCTCTTTTCACAATCACTGCCGCCACATCTCTTTTTGTAGATTTGCTCAGCGCCGAAGGAGGCGAGCCTTCAGcgaaaacaaagaat
This DNA window, taken from Candidozyma auris chromosome 7, complete sequence, encodes the following:
- a CDS encoding serine/threonine protein kinase BUD32, translating into MAKLAKIGVSAPTLISLDAPNGVIWMEHVGKDLPNGTVSSIKNYLWYLEKDVGREACLSGEVEQVLKRTGSVIAKLHLNDMIHGDLTTSNLVLQDDDVYLIDFGLSSYSNLPEDKAVDLYVMERAVLSTHSDFAEQYNQWLLKGYEELHESMASTGGRKKYKETINKLEDVRLRGRKRSMLG
- a CDS encoding ERMES complex subunit MMM1; this encodes MEDTDLSRTWAQEQPKEFQQQQQQPPVMPMPMIQASSSNNAWSFTQGLICGQVSVVFVILIFIKFFVFAEGSPPSASSKSTKRDVAAVIVKRDKPKEEVGDESSNNAAKVAAILEKTYYDVENHAPESLDWFNVLVAQTISQLRAEALLSDNIYHSLNAFLEKSETPDYLDKIRLVEIDIGDDFPIFSNCRIKHSGDDFGRLEARIDVDLSDTLTLGIETRLLLNHPRPLTAALPVSISVSIVRFSGCLTVSLVNTNETGFVGGSKDSDSGGTALMFSFSPDYRLEFSVKSLIGSRAKLQDVPKISELIESKLRSWFKDRCVEPRFQVIRLPSMWPRRKNTREPVQARED